The following DNA comes from Ooceraea biroi isolate clonal line C1 chromosome 11, Obir_v5.4, whole genome shotgun sequence.
TCACACCCCCGTGTCGTCACGGCTTTGTGGTTTTTTGACGATTCTCCAGAGCCTTTCACCATTGAAAAGAGATTGAATGAACTCGAATAAACTTCAAGTCTTCACATCTCTTCTCAATGATGTTTCCTTTTAAAAAGATCTTTGAGTCTACCTGATAATTAATCTGATCCTCaatgtatgaaatttttatccacgcgatttcttgttttatcaatttttttatacttctGGATGATCGTGAAAGAATCGGCAGCGGTCGATTCAGCGACACGTATCTTTCACGTCCACGAGAACTTGTTGAAGAATGAATAATGTCGAAGACGACGCATTAACGCGGGCCGAGAGTTAGAATAAGACGAAGAAATACTACTGGCCACATATTCATTTTGTAAAGCGAGAAAAATATCGGGGATATTAATCTTGTCATGTGTAAGGATCTCTTATTTAGCGAGGAAGCGTGCGAGGAAAATCGCCAAAAGTAGGCACCGGAAGTAACCGTTCTCGGCGCGATTCAACAACCGCGCGCGAGGCGAGGAGAATAAGGAGAGCATGTACGAAGAGGAAGTAACATGTAGTAGCGAGTAAAATGACTGTACATAATCAGCTGTACGTAACGACGCGACACACCGAGTCCATGTAAATCGATCGACAGCCGCAAGCGGAACCTCACGTTCACTGTATAGGCGATTTCATATCAGATCCATATCGTTTATCGTTTAAGCCGTATGTATATACTACACCATGTTTTGATCTGAAATAAACTGTTTAATTGTCTGAACACCAAAGTATTCAAGTGATTCCCGCTCGTTTATTCGCGCCACCCCCAAGAAGGCGAGAAACGCCACCGTATTACTACTTCTCCGCGCAACGACCGTGCACTCGGGAGAGAAGAGCACgcttataaagtaaaataggAACCTTGACAAACGACGCTCACGTGCCGCAAAAAGGATAGACGCGCTTGAAAAATGGGACCGAAACTTCCTTCCCGTTCGACGAAAAAGGAATACTCGCGCCCGCACGAGAAGTCACTCGGAGCGACGGCTTCGAGATATTCCGCGCTGCGCTCGGCGAAACTTGGTCCTGCTCTTAAATTTCACCCTAGTTAGCTCTCGTCTGCTCCGTGTATCGATTTCACTACGCGAATTTGATctggaaaatatttctctcgaaTCACACGCGCATAcgcatttaaatatataatttatataagatgTTCAAAAATTTCTAGCATCTAAAAGCACCGTAGCGGAAAGAGTCGTAAAGACACGTAACGAAAGTAGAGTTTTTTCCTCCAATTTTTAAGCATCCAAGTCTCCTTGTATCTAAGATTTCACGACAATAGTCAGGCGGAGGAGGGCCATAAAAATTGCTTGGGATGCACGCCTTGCGAGCTCCCTCGCGTGCCCTTGAGCGTTGCGgaggaaaatggaaaagatgCCGCGCGGAATTTTAATCCCGCCTCAGACACCTCGTGGTTACCGCGAGCATACCGCGTGcgcggaaataaaaaagagaagtcTCGCGTGTACCCTCGACAATCCGCGCGCGAATGTTTCTTCGGGAAATGAAGCACGTTTATTTGCGTTAACGTCGCCGTCAATTCCGAGGGATCCGATGCCGTAGCCGTTCCGCTTAAATCTCGCGTGATTAGATTTACGAAAAGCTGTAGAAAGCTTCGCGGGGGTGGGTGCCATATTACCTGATATACCCATACGATAACGCTTCAAATACCGACACAATTCCTAGTCGAGACGTGTCGACGTCGTTTTCTCAGCCGAGTCGCACGGGAATAGGATAGTTCGCAGCTTCCGATGCATCTCCAGCGGCACACTGACGATGATATCCATACATCGCACCACCATGCGATTGTACACCTGCAACGCCGAGTATTTCATTCGGTCCAGATGCGGCAGCTGCACTTGTAAAGACGACAGTGTGTCAGTGAGAGGAGTCCGTGGACGACAGAAATTTAGAAAACCATGCGGCGTTAAATGTAACTTGACATTTTCATGTGATGTTTATATATTCACATTGACAGATTCATACTCACGTCACTGGCATCTGGTGGTCGGCCATCTATAGCATGCGCAATCGACCTCATCATTCTATAATACAGATCTTCCGTTTTAGTACTGTCGCCCCAGAATCCTTCCGAGCAGGTCCAATAAATAAGACCGGTACAGATAGCGCCTTTCATTAGAAACATCACGAGTCTGCAAAGTTTTTCGCCGCTCGAGAGGGGTGGCAGCTGCGCGGGACAATCACAGAGCTGCGTGAATagaaacaataattaatttagccGAATGCCACTTAATTTacgttttcatatattttattgaagagCAAGGAATTAACGAATcttttcgttattttcttgGCCATTTAGTGATTCAGCACCTTTGGCATCGTAATTATCAAGTTTCctttgaaataaattagtGCGCATAGCTGCAATGCCAAATTGTCAATTACGAGCGCAAATACATCCTTCGTTCTATACGCCATCGTGCTTGACCCCTCGTTCCAAGGCCCTACGTGGATGATGTCCCTAACAATCACGAGGACTCGGACTGTCCTCCTCCATTAGAGACCCATCGATGTCGCTGTAGCAGTGTACACCGACTGTCGAGCTAATTCCAGGTAAACGCAACTACGTATCGACTAACCAATTCCGTACAGGTGCTCGAACACCATCATCTCGCTACATGGCGTGTCAATATCGCACGAGGGCAAGTGAACGCTCGACGCAGCGACAAGCCACATGATTTAACGCAAAATTGGATGCCGCGCGATTCACGTCGAAGGGCTCGTGACAAGTATATACCGGATGTACTTTCCATCCAATATCGAGTCAAAAATTTAACATTGATATGTGCTTAACTTAACGGTATGTACTTAACTTTTACACGAGCATAAAATAGTAGTATTAACGATGGAATCTCTGTATTTTCAGCTTTTAAATGTGGACACTTTTTGtgatatattgttatacaacTAAATTGCTATACGGATA
Coding sequences within:
- the LOC113562973 gene encoding uncharacterized protein LOC113562973 encodes the protein MKRGTRCIAQTINLSDPKTCVRPTVQRLVSADKDSRTDTNRASNYCAPRPVTIKVCTRQDTQRKCPPKLCDCPAQLPPLSSGEKLCRLVMFLMKGAICTGLIYWTCSEGFWGDSTKTEDLYYRMMRSIAHAIDGRPPDASDVSMNLSM